One genomic window of Melanotaenia boesemani isolate fMelBoe1 chromosome 20, fMelBoe1.pri, whole genome shotgun sequence includes the following:
- the gphna gene encoding gephyrin a isoform X1, with amino-acid sequence MAADGMVLTNHDHQTRVGILTVSDSCFRNLAEDRSGVNLKDLVHDPSLLGGVIAAYKIVPDEIDEIKETLLEWCDEQELNLILTTGGTGFAPRDVTPEATREVIEREAPGMALAMLMGSLNVTPLGMLSRPVCGIRGKTLIINLPGSKKGSQECFQFILPALPHAIDLLREASVRVKSTHAALEQLPSPSSLLANTHSNTHSNTHTMERGTQCEEEEDEEEEDRRRGRHAHNHHHHHHHHQHASSHITAAAIAAKTSHAVVMAKGSPYLPGNTPAPPAHFTCTHDHQIPDSIISRGVQVLPRDSASLSSTPSESPRATQATSRLSTASCPTPKVQSRCGSNENILRASHSAVDISKVARRHRMSPFPLTSMDKAFITVLEMTPILGIEVINYRDGLGRVLAQDIYAKDNLPPFPASVKDGYAVRAADGPGDRFIMGESQAGQQPTHTVMPGQVMRVTTGAPIPCGADAVVQVEDTELLRESEDGTEELEVRIMVQVRPGQDIRPIGHDIRRGECVLAKGTHMGPSEIGLLATVGVTEVSVHKFPVVAVMSTGNELLNPEDDLHPGKIRDSNRSTLLATIQEHGYPTINLGIVGDNPDDLLSALHEGISRADVIITSGGVSMGEKDYLKQVLDIDLHAQIHFGRVFMKPGLPTTFATVDIDGTRKLIFALPGNPVSAVVTCNLFVIPALRKMQGILDPRPTIIKARLSCDVKLDPRPEYHRCILTWHHQEPLPWAQSTGNQVSSRLMSMRSANGLLMLPPKTEQYVELHKGEVVDVMVIGRL; translated from the exons TCAGTGACAGCTGCTTCAGGAACCTGGCAGAGGACCGGAGTGGAGTCAACCTGAAGGACCTGGTCCATGATCCTTCACT ACTGGGAGGAGTCATAGCAGCCTACAAAATAGTTCCAGATGAGATAGACGAAATCAAG GAAACTCTTTTGGAGTGGTGCGACGAACAGGAGCTGAATCTCATTCTCACCACTGGAGGAACTGGCTTTGCGCCGCGAGATGTTACACCTGAG GCTACCAGGGAGGTGATAGAGCGAGAGGCCCCAGGAATGGCCCTGGCCATGCTGATGGGGTCACTCAACGTTACACCTCTGGGCATGCTGTCCAG GCCAGTTTGTGGAATTCGTGGTAAAACTCTGATTATCAACCTTCCAGGGAGCAAGAAAGGCTCACAG GAGTGTTTTCAGTTCATTCTGCCTGCTCTGCCACATGCCATCGACCTGCTGCGCGAGGCCTCTGTCCGGGTTAAATCGACGCACGCCGCCCTGGAACAGCTGCCCTCACCTTCCTCCCTGCTGGCcaacacacacagcaacacccacagcaacacacacaccatggAGCGCGGCACCCAGtgcgaggaagaggaggacgaggaggaggaggaccgGAGGAGAGGGCGGCATGCacacaaccaccaccaccaccaccaccaccaccagcatgCTTCCTCCCACATCACCGCAGCCGCCATCGCTGCCAAG ACGAGCCATGCTGTGGTCATGGCTAAAGGGTCTCCTTACCTGCCTGGCAACACCCCCGCCCCTCCTGCTCATTTCACCTGTACTCATGACCACCAG atCCCGGACTCAATCATTTCTCGAGGCGTTCAGGTGCTTCCTCGAGATTCGGCCTCTTTAAGCTCCACCCCCTCCGAGTCACCGCGGGCAACACAGGCGACCTCCCGCCTTTCCACCGCCTCATGCCCGACACCCAAG gTTCAGTCTCGATGTGGCAGCAACGAGAACATCCTGAGAGCCA GCCACAGTGCGGTTGACATCAGTAAAGTGGCACGCCGTCACCGCATGTCCCCGTTCCCGCTGACGTCGATGGACAAAGCCTTCATCACTGTTCTAGAGATGACGCCTATCCTGGGAATCGAGGTGATTAATTACAGAG ATGGTTTGGGTCGTGTGCTTGCTCAGGACATCTATGCCAAAGACAACCTTCCTCCATTCCCCGCCTCTGTTAAAGATGGCTACGCTGTACGAG CTGCTGATGGCCCAGGAGATCGCTTCATCATGGGGGAGTCACAGGCTGGACAACAG CCCACCCACACAGTGATGCCAGGTCAGGTGATGAGGGTGACGACCGGCGCTCCGATCCCCTGTGGAGCTGACGCCGTGGTCCAAGTTGAGGATACAGAACTGCTGAGGGAGTCTGAGGAT GGTACAGAGGAGCTGGAGGTGAGGATTATGGTCCAGGTCCGGCCCGGACAGGACATCAG GCCGATTGGCCATGACATCAGGCGTGGGGAGTGTGTGTTGGCTAAGGGGACACATATGGGCCCGTCAGAGATCGGTTTGCTGGCTACGGTGGGAGTGACGGAGGTCAGCGTGCACAAGTTTCCCGTGGTGGCCGTCATGTCCACTGGAAACGAG ctgCTGAATCCAGAAGATGATCTCCACCCTGGAAAGATCAGAGACTCCAACCGCTCCACTCTCCTGGCCACCATCCAGGAACACGGATACCCCACCATCAACCTCGGCATTGTTGGAGACAA CCCTGACGACCTGCTGTCTGCTCTGCATGAGGGAATCAGTCGCGCTGATGTCATCATAACCTCAGGGGGCGTGTCCATGGGAGAGAAG GACTACCTGAAACAGGTGCTGGATATCGATCTTCATGCTCAGATCCACTTTGGACGAGTCTTTATGAAGCCAGG TCTTCCTACAACCTTCGCCACGGTCGACATCGACGGGACACGGAAACTCATCTTCGCTCTGCCAG GTAACCCAGTGTCTGCTGTGGTGACATGCAACCTGTTTGTGATTCCTGCTTTGAGGAAGATGCAAGGCATTCTGGACCCAAGACCTACAATTATTAAAGCTAGG ctGTCCTGTGACGTGAAGCTGGACCCCAGACCAGAGTACCACCGCTGTATTCTAACCTGGCATCATCAGGAGCCGCTCCCCTGGGCGCAAAGCACAG GCAACCAGGTGTCGAGCCGGCTCATGTCGATGCGTAGCGCCAACGGCCTGCTGATGTTACCGCCGAAGACAGAGCAGTACGTGGAGCTGCACAAGGGCGAGGTTGTGGACGTTATGGTCATCGGACGGCTATGA